One window of Anaerolineales bacterium genomic DNA carries:
- a CDS encoding CoB--CoM heterodisulfide reductase iron-sulfur subunit A family protein has translation MTEKIGVYVCHCGSNIAGVVDVEDVAKWAAEKLGHQGVVIARDYKFMCSSLGQELIEKDIKELGLTRVVVAACSPHLHEKTFRIAAQNAGLNPYLVELASIREQVSWVHTDKAVATAKSKAVVSGAVSRVIENAPLEEIKVPINPNTLVVGGGIAGIQSALEIANAGFHVYLVEREPSIGGHMAQFDKTFPTLDCSACILTPRMVEAGTHPNITLLTWSEVVNVAGYVGNFNVTIKKKARFVNEELCTGCGICQEKCPKKVIDDVYEAGLGYRKAVYTPFAQAVPNYPVMDKENCIYFEKGTCKACEKFCPTNAIDFNQQDQLLNIEVGNIILATGYDLFDARRVSNYGYGRLPNVFTSLEFERLSNAAGPTNGNIVLRDGKTVPKSVGIIHCVGSRDRNFNNYCSVICCMQGLKFAHLVHERTGATVYNFYIDMRTAYKAYDEFYQRVLEEGTLFVRGKVAEVTDAARYSNERGKLIVQTEDTLAGKQRRIPVDMVILSSGLQPRHDAKEVGKMFGISCSTDGWFTEKHPKLDPVATMTEGIYIVGCAQGPKDIPSSVAQGAAASARVLDKILQREVALEPIKATVNKEMCSGCRICNGLCPFNAIAFIADDNVSEINPALCQGCGTCVAACPAGAISGTGFSNEQINAQIDGLLMKNLEPVGA, from the coding sequence ATGACAGAGAAAATCGGAGTCTATGTCTGTCACTGCGGGTCGAACATCGCTGGCGTGGTGGACGTCGAAGATGTCGCCAAATGGGCGGCGGAGAAACTTGGTCACCAGGGCGTGGTCATTGCGCGCGATTACAAGTTCATGTGCTCCAGTTTGGGGCAGGAGTTGATCGAGAAGGATATCAAGGAACTTGGTTTGACGCGCGTGGTGGTTGCCGCATGCTCGCCTCATTTGCACGAGAAAACCTTCCGCATCGCGGCGCAGAACGCGGGCTTGAACCCGTATCTGGTGGAACTTGCTTCGATCCGTGAGCAGGTTTCATGGGTGCATACGGATAAGGCTGTCGCGACGGCGAAGTCAAAGGCGGTGGTATCAGGTGCGGTGTCGAGGGTGATCGAGAATGCCCCGCTGGAGGAGATCAAGGTCCCGATCAATCCGAACACGCTGGTGGTGGGCGGAGGGATTGCAGGCATTCAATCCGCTTTGGAGATCGCGAATGCTGGATTCCATGTGTATCTGGTCGAACGCGAACCGTCCATCGGCGGACACATGGCGCAGTTCGACAAGACCTTCCCGACGCTGGATTGTTCGGCTTGTATTCTCACGCCGCGCATGGTCGAGGCGGGGACGCATCCGAACATCACTTTGCTGACGTGGAGCGAAGTGGTGAACGTGGCGGGATATGTCGGCAATTTCAACGTGACGATTAAAAAGAAGGCGCGCTTCGTCAACGAGGAACTGTGCACAGGCTGCGGCATCTGCCAGGAGAAATGCCCGAAGAAGGTCATCGACGATGTGTACGAAGCGGGGTTGGGATACCGCAAGGCGGTCTACACGCCGTTCGCGCAAGCCGTGCCGAACTATCCCGTGATGGACAAGGAAAACTGCATCTATTTTGAAAAAGGGACCTGCAAGGCTTGCGAGAAATTCTGCCCGACCAACGCGATCGATTTCAACCAGCAGGATCAGTTGTTGAATATCGAAGTGGGCAACATCATCCTCGCCACGGGCTATGACCTGTTCGATGCGCGGCGCGTTAGCAATTACGGCTATGGGCGTCTGCCAAACGTGTTCACCAGCCTGGAGTTCGAACGATTGTCCAACGCGGCGGGACCGACCAACGGCAATATCGTTTTGCGCGACGGCAAGACCGTGCCGAAGAGCGTGGGCATCATCCACTGCGTCGGCTCGCGCGACCGGAATTTCAACAATTACTGCTCGGTCATCTGCTGTATGCAGGGCTTGAAGTTCGCGCATCTCGTCCATGAACGCACGGGCGCGACAGTCTATAACTTCTACATTGACATGCGCACGGCGTATAAGGCGTACGACGAGTTCTATCAACGGGTGCTGGAAGAAGGGACTCTGTTCGTGCGCGGCAAAGTGGCGGAGGTCACGGATGCGGCGCGCTATTCCAACGAAAGAGGCAAACTGATCGTCCAGACCGAAGATACTCTGGCTGGCAAGCAGAGGCGCATCCCTGTGGATATGGTCATCCTTTCCAGCGGATTACAACCGCGTCACGATGCCAAGGAAGTCGGCAAGATGTTCGGCATCTCGTGCTCCACCGACGGCTGGTTCACGGAGAAACACCCCAAACTCGATCCCGTCGCCACAATGACCGAAGGTATTTACATCGTCGGTTGCGCGCAGGGACCGAAAGATATTCCGTCCAGCGTGGCGCAGGGCGCGGCGGCATCGGCGCGCGTGCTGGATAAGATCCTGCAGCGCGAAGTCGCGCTCGAGCCGATCAAGGCAACCGTGAATAAAGAGATGTGCTCGGGCTGCCGCATCTGCAACGGGCTGTGTCCGTTCAACGCCATCGCCTTCATCGCGGATGATAACGTCTCCGAGATCAATCCCGCGCTTTGTCAGGGCTGCGGCACGTGCGTGGCAGCTTGTCCTGCGGGCGCGATCAGTGGCACAGGGTTCAGCAATGAGCAGATCAATGCGCAGATCGACGGGCTGTTGATGAAGAATCTTGAACCAGTTGGAGCGTAA
- a CDS encoding CoB--CoM heterodisulfide reductase iron-sulfur subunit B family protein, producing the protein MNKYLLYPGCSMESSAKAYMESMNTILEPLDLHFEEIDDWNCCGATEYLGINLIPAYSLIARNLALATKQMHPANGTGGTRTVVAPCSACYLNLAKADHYMNERPSLGEKVNEALAAGGLHYEAGTLDVRHLIDILVYDVGLEKIREAVVHPLTGLKVVPYMGCMLPRPDYQHRWSDHEHPTELDDLLRALGADVIDYPLTTECCGGHMTQIGPETAFELIRRLVADADERGAQMMVTVCPMCQMNVDAYQNEMNNYFGTDYHIPILFFTQLMGLAFGKEPGELGIGVELVSSRNVLAGIGVEVPVTQEPAAPRKKDEGLPMPRRWTKHEGRKEAVK; encoded by the coding sequence ATGAACAAATATCTTTTATATCCGGGTTGTTCGATGGAATCCAGCGCAAAGGCGTACATGGAGTCCATGAATACGATCCTTGAGCCGCTGGATCTCCACTTCGAAGAGATCGATGATTGGAACTGCTGCGGCGCGACGGAGTATCTCGGCATCAATCTGATTCCCGCGTATTCGCTGATCGCGCGCAACCTGGCGCTGGCGACGAAGCAAATGCATCCCGCAAACGGGACAGGTGGCACGCGCACCGTCGTTGCGCCGTGTTCAGCGTGTTATCTGAACCTTGCGAAGGCGGATCACTACATGAACGAGCGACCGTCGCTGGGCGAAAAGGTCAATGAGGCGCTTGCGGCGGGCGGACTGCACTATGAGGCTGGCACGCTGGATGTTCGCCACCTGATCGATATTCTGGTCTATGACGTGGGGCTGGAGAAAATACGGGAGGCTGTTGTGCATCCGTTGACGGGACTCAAGGTGGTGCCGTACATGGGCTGCATGTTGCCGCGACCCGATTACCAGCATCGCTGGTCGGACCATGAGCATCCCACCGAATTGGACGACCTGTTGCGCGCGCTCGGCGCGGACGTGATCGATTATCCGCTCACGACGGAATGCTGCGGCGGACACATGACCCAGATCGGCCCCGAAACTGCTTTTGAACTCATACGCCGGCTCGTGGCGGACGCGGATGAGCGTGGCGCACAGATGATGGTCACGGTCTGCCCGATGTGCCAGATGAACGTGGATGCCTACCAAAATGAGATGAACAATTACTTCGGCACGGATTATCACATTCCGATCCTGTTCTTCACGCAATTGATGGGGCTGGCGTTCGGGAAGGAACCCGGTGAGTTGGGGATCGGCGTGGAACTGGTCAGTTCGCGGAATGTGCTGGCGGGCATCGGCGTGGAAGTGCCTGTCACGCAGGAACCCGCCGCGCCGAGGAAGAAGGATGAAGGGCTGCCCATGCCGCGTCGCTGGACCAAGCATGAGGGCAGGAAGGAGGCGGTGAAATGA
- a CDS encoding 4Fe-4S dicluster domain-containing protein, giving the protein MPHMTDERVRAGLTHEEDLSLLHEVSMKTAGVSRLEMCIQCGTCGGSCPAAKDMDHTPRMLFAMLRAGMREEVLRSNTQWICVSCYHCVVRCPQEVHIADVMYTLKGMAIKEKLYEDSTAPDFSQTFVDMVETYGRSFEMGLASRHYLKHFPLRLPGMMPMGLGMITKGRMALMPKKIKQMDQLKKILDHAKQLEMTS; this is encoded by the coding sequence ATGCCCCATATGACAGACGAACGGGTCCGGGCGGGTTTAACCCACGAGGAGGACCTTTCCCTATTGCATGAAGTCAGCATGAAGACTGCGGGTGTATCGCGGCTGGAGATGTGCATCCAATGCGGAACGTGCGGGGGCTCCTGCCCCGCCGCCAAGGATATGGACCACACGCCGCGCATGCTGTTCGCGATGTTGCGGGCGGGGATGCGCGAGGAAGTGCTGCGGAGCAACACGCAATGGATCTGTGTCTCGTGCTATCACTGCGTGGTGCGCTGCCCGCAGGAGGTACACATCGCGGACGTAATGTACACGCTCAAGGGCATGGCAATCAAGGAGAAGTTGTACGAAGACTCCACCGCGCCCGATTTTTCGCAGACCTTCGTGGACATGGTCGAGACGTATGGGCGCAGTTTCGAAATGGGACTGGCATCGCGCCATTACCTGAAACACTTCCCGCTCAGACTGCCAGGCATGATGCCGATGGGGCTTGGGATGATCACGAAGGGGCGCATGGCGCTGATGCCAAAGAAGATCAAACAGATGGACCAGTTGAAAAAGATATTGGACCACGCCAAGCAACTGGAGATGACTTCATGA
- a CDS encoding DUF4349 domain-containing protein, with product MKRLLLFILIIAALILAACVGARAPAAVEAPAEPAYDVAPLPAMEEGFAAEQAPSSGGGGVEAANVERLVIQNADLAIVVSDVEGRMEEIQKMAEEMGGFVVSSNLYQGYTSTYIPVPEGTVTIRVPAEKLDEALELIKEGAVEVQSETRSGQDVTAEYVDLKSRLKTYEAAERELTELMENAQDTDEVVNIFNQLMYYREQIEIIKGQIQYYEEAAALSAVSVRLIAEETIQPVTIGKWEPKGVALEAIQDLLNFWKNFVDFMIRFILYTLPVLVTIGIPLYLAFLGLRWVFRKMRGNKKKAEPQQVEEKK from the coding sequence ATGAAACGCCTATTGCTGTTTATATTGATTATTGCCGCGCTTATTCTGGCTGCATGCGTTGGAGCGCGGGCTCCCGCCGCGGTGGAAGCGCCCGCAGAACCTGCCTATGATGTCGCTCCGCTTCCAGCCATGGAAGAGGGATTTGCCGCTGAACAAGCCCCCTCAAGCGGGGGCGGAGGTGTGGAAGCGGCGAATGTCGAGCGTCTGGTCATCCAAAACGCCGACCTTGCCATCGTCGTCTCGGATGTGGAAGGACGCATGGAAGAGATCCAGAAAATGGCGGAGGAGATGGGCGGGTTTGTCGTCTCGTCGAATCTCTACCAGGGATATACAAGCACTTACATCCCCGTACCGGAAGGCACAGTCACCATCCGCGTACCGGCTGAAAAACTGGACGAGGCGCTGGAACTCATCAAGGAAGGCGCGGTCGAGGTCCAAAGTGAAACACGTTCCGGGCAGGATGTCACCGCTGAATATGTGGATCTGAAGTCCCGCCTCAAGACCTATGAAGCCGCTGAAAGAGAATTGACCGAACTCATGGAGAACGCGCAGGACACCGATGAAGTGGTCAACATCTTCAACCAATTGATGTATTACCGCGAGCAGATCGAGATCATCAAAGGTCAGATTCAATACTACGAGGAAGCCGCGGCGCTTTCCGCCGTCAGCGTGCGTTTGATCGCGGAGGAGACCATCCAGCCGGTGACCATCGGCAAATGGGAGCCGAAAGGCGTGGCGCTCGAAGCCATCCAGGACCTGCTCAACTTCTGGAAGAACTTCGTCGACTTTATGATCCGCTTCATTCTCTATACCCTGCCTGTTTTGGTGACCATCGGCATTCCGTTATACCTGGCATTCCTCGGTTTGCGCTGGGTTTTCCGCAAGATGCGCGGGAACAAAAAGAAAGCCGAGCCCCAGCAGGTTGAAGAAAAGAAGTAA
- a CDS encoding metallophosphoesterase family protein has product MRILVMSDIHANYNALEAVLKDAGQVDETWCLGDLVGYGPDPNAVVEEVREIKNLTCLMGNHDVAVIGRMSLETFNGDAKRSLMYHEQVLSASNMDFIRSLPSKPKVRSEATIVHGSPRDPLWEYILNSTTASLNFDHFDTDVCFVGHTHIQCSFTLKERTGQVAAEHAKPDAALPLHPKVILNPGSVGQPRDRDPRAAYAIYDTEARTWTPKRVMYDIADVQNRIREAGLPEKHAARLAEGW; this is encoded by the coding sequence ATGCGAATTTTGGTGATGTCGGATATTCACGCGAATTACAACGCGCTGGAGGCGGTATTGAAGGATGCCGGCCAGGTGGATGAGACCTGGTGTCTCGGCGATCTTGTCGGGTATGGTCCCGACCCGAACGCGGTGGTGGAGGAGGTGCGCGAGATAAAAAACCTCACCTGCCTGATGGGCAATCACGATGTGGCTGTGATCGGCAGAATGTCGCTCGAAACCTTCAACGGCGACGCCAAGCGTTCGCTGATGTATCACGAGCAGGTGCTCTCCGCCAGCAACATGGATTTCATCCGGTCGCTGCCATCCAAGCCGAAAGTGCGGAGCGAGGCGACCATCGTCCATGGAAGTCCGCGCGACCCCTTGTGGGAATACATTCTCAATTCGACGACGGCAAGCCTGAACTTCGATCATTTCGATACGGATGTGTGTTTCGTCGGGCATACGCACATCCAGTGCAGTTTCACCCTCAAGGAGAGGACGGGACAGGTTGCCGCTGAACATGCCAAGCCGGATGCGGCGCTTCCCCTCCATCCGAAGGTGATACTCAATCCTGGCTCGGTGGGACAACCCCGCGACCGCGACCCGCGAGCCGCCTACGCCATCTACGACACCGAGGCGCGCACCTGGACTCCCAAACGGGTCATGTACGATATCGCCGATGTGCAAAACCGCATCCGTGAAGCGGGCTTGCCCGAGAAACACGCCGCCCGGCTCGCCGAAGGCTGGTGA
- the coaBC gene encoding bifunctional phosphopantothenoylcysteine decarboxylase/phosphopantothenate--cysteine ligase CoaBC, giving the protein MSILKGKHVLLGVTGSIAAFKAADLASKLTQAGTNVDVILTGAGEKFVTPLTFQSVTGRRAFTDKDLWGNEAHVMHVSLGKMADLLVIAPCTADTMAKLAHGIADNLLTVTALAATCPILIAPAMDGGMFDHPATQENLKTLQTRGVLVAGPAAGHLASGLSGVGRMIEPMEILGHIRLTLSKNGKLAGKKVVVTAGGTQESIDPVRVITNHSSGRQGYALAQAAIDSGADVTLITAPTALTPPVGAIVVPVKSAQDMLDALLIETGDALVMAAAAADFRPKEMAKDKIKKRDGIPQIQLEAAPDILKTVSSQSGVQKRFKVTVGFAAESRDLLQNASEKLKSKGLDFIAANDVSAKDAGFAVETNRLTLLFADGTQERLPLMSKSEAAERIIEHIARLLE; this is encoded by the coding sequence ATGTCCATCCTGAAAGGCAAGCATGTTCTCCTCGGCGTGACCGGCTCCATCGCGGCATTCAAAGCGGCAGACCTGGCTTCCAAATTGACCCAGGCTGGGACGAACGTGGATGTAATCCTGACAGGCGCGGGGGAAAAATTCGTCACGCCGCTCACATTCCAATCCGTCACCGGGCGCCGCGCCTTCACCGACAAAGACCTGTGGGGCAATGAAGCGCACGTCATGCATGTCAGCCTTGGCAAGATGGCGGATCTGTTGGTCATCGCTCCCTGTACGGCGGATACGATGGCAAAACTCGCACACGGCATCGCGGATAACCTGTTGACCGTCACTGCGCTGGCGGCGACCTGCCCTATTTTGATCGCGCCTGCCATGGATGGCGGGATGTTCGACCACCCGGCCACGCAGGAGAATCTCAAAACGCTTCAGACTCGCGGTGTGCTGGTTGCTGGACCCGCCGCGGGGCACCTCGCTTCGGGTTTATCTGGCGTGGGGCGTATGATCGAGCCGATGGAAATTCTAGGTCATATCCGCCTTACGCTCAGTAAAAATGGAAAACTCGCGGGCAAAAAAGTCGTCGTTACCGCCGGCGGGACACAAGAATCCATCGACCCGGTAAGGGTGATCACGAATCATTCATCGGGCAGGCAGGGTTATGCGCTAGCGCAGGCAGCGATCGATTCGGGCGCAGATGTAACTCTCATCACTGCACCGACGGCTTTGACACCGCCTGTTGGAGCGATCGTTGTTCCCGTCAAAAGTGCGCAGGATATGCTCGATGCGTTGCTGATCGAAACGGGCGATGCGCTTGTCATGGCGGCCGCGGCCGCGGACTTCCGCCCGAAGGAAATGGCGAAGGATAAGATAAAGAAGCGGGACGGGATTCCGCAAATCCAACTCGAGGCCGCGCCCGACATTTTGAAAACCGTATCAAGCCAGAGCGGGGTCCAGAAGCGTTTCAAGGTCACGGTCGGGTTTGCGGCGGAGAGTCGCGATCTATTGCAGAACGCATCCGAGAAGTTAAAATCCAAGGGATTGGATTTCATCGCTGCAAACGACGTCTCGGCGAAGGATGCGGGATTTGCAGTCGAGACGAATCGTCTTACGTTGTTGTTTGCAGATGGGACGCAGGAAAGACTGCCGTTGATGAGCAAAAGCGAAGCGGCGGAAAGAATCATCGAGCACATAGCGAGGCTCTTGGAGTAA
- a CDS encoding alpha/beta fold hydrolase, producing MKIIETAEPFLLPGNRTGILLIHGFTGTPKEMRWMGDYLNGLGYSCLGVRLAGHATTPEDMIASRWTDWAASVEDGFHLLSGFADRIFLAGLSMGGILSLLMSTRMNVAGIIAMSTPYLLPNDPKDYPVWYIKFNSRFIKFLSKSKEAPGASWFDKEAYKDHVSYPQNPVRSIAELKSLLGEMRAALPSVNKPVLLIHSKDDAYVLPGNMERLYAALVNAPDKTKVYVTGSGHVVTRDAARQHVFELARDFIRRVEDSKA from the coding sequence ATGAAGATCATCGAAACCGCCGAACCGTTTTTGCTCCCGGGCAATCGCACGGGGATTTTACTGATTCACGGCTTTACAGGCACGCCGAAGGAAATGCGCTGGATGGGGGATTATCTCAATGGGCTGGGATATTCCTGCCTCGGCGTTCGACTTGCCGGTCATGCCACGACCCCGGAGGATATGATCGCCTCACGCTGGACCGATTGGGCAGCCTCCGTTGAAGATGGCTTTCACCTGCTCTCGGGTTTCGCTGACCGAATCTTTCTCGCCGGCCTTTCGATGGGCGGTATCTTATCCCTGCTGATGTCCACACGGATGAATGTCGCAGGAATCATCGCCATGTCCACGCCCTACCTCCTGCCCAATGACCCGAAGGATTACCCGGTCTGGTATATCAAATTTAACAGCCGCTTCATTAAGTTCCTGTCAAAGTCGAAAGAGGCGCCGGGAGCATCATGGTTCGACAAGGAAGCCTACAAGGATCATGTTTCCTACCCTCAGAATCCCGTCCGTTCGATCGCGGAGTTGAAGTCGCTGCTGGGGGAGATGCGCGCAGCTTTGCCTTCAGTGAACAAGCCGGTCTTGTTGATCCACTCCAAAGACGATGCCTATGTATTGCCTGGCAATATGGAAAGGTTATACGCGGCGCTGGTCAATGCGCCGGATAAGACAAAGGTTTATGTAACGGGATCAGGTCACGTCGTCACGCGTGATGCAGCGCGCCAGCATGTGTTCGAATTGGCGCGGGACTTCATCCGACGCGTCGAAGACTCAAAAGCCTGA
- a CDS encoding ABC transporter permease subunit: MLSSLLVEIGNSLIAPMGGFGFISTFISDLGEILGMVIVLSTALAGAGVLSSVASQLGLFISERTSQGLNKVLNLVLATIAGVVLFGLMGAGAEWLYLIDDPIKTLYWPAGIGGFLGLLLAIWNSPKWPLPIGLTIYYIARTIFNALRSIEALIMVVVFVVWVGIGPFAGVLALSLHTIASLAKLYSEQVESIMAGPLEAIQATGANRLQTIIYAVVPQIVPPYISYTMYRWDINVRMSTIIGFGGGGGIGFLLLQNINLLNYRAASVQMIAIAIVVSIMDYISSVMREKVV; the protein is encoded by the coding sequence ATGCTTTCGAGTCTGTTGGTCGAAATTGGGAATTCCCTTATAGCACCGATGGGTGGTTTTGGTTTTATTAGCACGTTCATCTCCGATTTAGGGGAAATTCTCGGAATGGTCATTGTCTTGTCAACCGCGTTGGCTGGGGCCGGGGTTTTGAGCAGCGTTGCCAGCCAATTAGGCTTGTTCATCAGCGAGCGTACTTCACAAGGTTTGAACAAGGTCTTAAACCTTGTGCTTGCAACGATTGCCGGGGTTGTCTTGTTCGGATTAATGGGAGCAGGTGCAGAATGGCTGTATCTGATCGACGACCCAATTAAGACACTCTACTGGCCAGCGGGGATAGGAGGTTTTTTGGGTTTGCTCCTCGCAATTTGGAATAGCCCCAAGTGGCCTTTACCGATCGGGCTGACCATCTACTATATTGCCAGAACGATATTCAATGCTTTGCGATCCATCGAAGCGCTGATCATGGTTGTCGTCTTCGTTGTATGGGTCGGCATCGGCCCGTTCGCAGGCGTGCTGGCGCTCTCCCTGCATACGATCGCCAGCCTCGCAAAACTTTATTCCGAGCAGGTCGAGAGCATCATGGCAGGCCCGCTTGAAGCAATCCAAGCCACCGGCGCGAACCGCCTGCAAACCATCATTTATGCCGTCGTACCGCAGATCGTCCCGCCGTATATTTCATACACCATGTACCGCTGGGATATCAACGTGCGCATGTCCACCATCATTGGTTTCGGTGGCGGCGGCGGGATCGGTTTCCTGCTTCTTCAGAACATCAACCTGTTGAACTACCGTGCCGCCAGCGTCCAGATGATCGCCATTGCGATCGTGGTATCCATCATGGATTACATCAGTTCGGTGATGCGGGAGAAGGTGGTGTAG
- the phnC gene encoding phosphonate ABC transporter ATP-binding protein: MLKITNLTKVYEGGVQALKDVSFEVPKGQFLAVIGLSGSGKSTLLRCINRLIEPTKGKILFNDTDITAASENELRVIRRKIGMVFQQFNLVHRSTVLTNVLAGRLGYVNPAWSLLNRFPKNDIEKGYKQLERVGIADKANIRADELSGGQQQRVGIARALMQDPEMILADEPVASLDPVLAHSIMQYLDLINKEDGVTVLCSLHFLDLVHRYADRVIALNNGNLVFDGLPGEIDDKKFKEIYGRDAERIG, from the coding sequence ATGCTCAAGATTACCAACCTAACCAAAGTCTATGAAGGCGGGGTGCAGGCTCTTAAAGATGTAAGTTTCGAGGTGCCCAAAGGTCAATTTCTGGCGGTCATTGGCTTAAGCGGGTCGGGCAAATCCACTCTCTTGCGCTGTATCAACCGTTTGATCGAGCCGACAAAGGGAAAAATACTCTTCAACGATACGGACATTACGGCGGCATCAGAGAACGAACTACGGGTGATACGCCGAAAGATCGGCATGGTCTTCCAGCAATTTAACCTAGTCCATCGCTCGACCGTTCTGACCAACGTTTTGGCTGGGCGTCTGGGTTATGTCAACCCGGCATGGAGTCTGCTCAACCGCTTTCCCAAAAACGATATTGAAAAGGGTTACAAGCAACTTGAACGGGTGGGGATAGCCGATAAAGCAAACATCCGCGCAGATGAACTGAGCGGGGGACAACAGCAGCGTGTGGGCATTGCGCGCGCCCTCATGCAGGATCCGGAAATGATCCTTGCAGACGAACCGGTCGCCAGCCTCGACCCCGTCCTCGCCCACAGCATCATGCAGTATCTTGACCTGATCAACAAAGAGGATGGCGTGACCGTCCTTTGCAGTCTGCATTTCCTGGACCTGGTGCATCGCTACGCAGACCGCGTCATTGCCCTTAATAACGGCAACCTGGTTTTCGACGGACTTCCCGGCGAGATCGACGATAAAAAGTTCAAAGAGATCTATGGCCGCGACGCCGAGCGGATCGGATAA
- the phnD gene encoding phosphate/phosphite/phosphonate ABC transporter substrate-binding protein — MNKRSLFVLLTLIVTASMLLSACGAPATEPPVATEAPTEAPTPEPTPEMPAIGSEEHPIKVLFVPSVDAQVIVSGGEVMAAALNEATGLTFEVSVPTSYAATIEEMCASPADTMGFIPAVGYVLANDLCGVDVAFKALRGSSKTSVYWAAIIVARDSEFQTFEDLNGAKFGYGSALSGSGNLAPQGMFEQYGIAPSESVETGGHGQSVTAVYNGEVDFASVFYNAPVNPEGNDAWTEADWFAGSVTPEMWDVPADVLDSCAPDATAEALICTGWEIVDARALVRTEAPDVAQKVRILTLSPEIPNDTLSFGPEFPADVRAQIEQALLDFSTTQEWADTMGSRDFYNWVGITTATDADYDLIRAAIKRLGLTLDDV, encoded by the coding sequence ATGAATAAACGTTCCCTGTTCGTCCTGCTGACCCTCATCGTGACCGCCTCGATGTTGCTCAGCGCCTGCGGCGCGCCCGCCACAGAACCGCCCGTCGCGACGGAAGCCCCCACCGAGGCTCCCACCCCCGAACCCACGCCTGAAATGCCCGCCATCGGATCGGAAGAGCATCCGATCAAGGTGCTGTTCGTTCCCTCGGTGGATGCTCAAGTGATCGTAAGCGGCGGTGAAGTAATGGCTGCCGCTTTGAACGAAGCCACTGGCCTGACCTTCGAAGTCTCCGTTCCGACCTCGTACGCCGCCACCATCGAAGAAATGTGCGCCTCTCCCGCCGATACAATGGGCTTTATCCCCGCTGTGGGCTACGTCCTTGCGAATGACCTGTGCGGCGTGGACGTTGCGTTCAAGGCTCTGCGCGGAAGCAGCAAGACCTCCGTCTACTGGGCAGCGATTATCGTAGCCCGAGACAGTGAATTCCAGACCTTCGAAGATCTCAATGGCGCCAAGTTCGGCTATGGCAGCGCCCTTTCCGGTTCCGGAAACCTTGCTCCTCAAGGCATGTTCGAGCAGTACGGAATCGCCCCGAGCGAATCGGTTGAGACCGGCGGACATGGTCAATCAGTGACTGCCGTCTATAATGGCGAAGTGGACTTCGCCTCGGTTTTCTACAATGCGCCTGTCAACCCCGAAGGCAATGATGCCTGGACCGAAGCGGATTGGTTCGCTGGATCCGTTACTCCCGAAATGTGGGACGTTCCCGCCGATGTTCTCGACTCCTGTGCGCCCGATGCTACCGCCGAAGCCTTGATCTGCACCGGCTGGGAGATCGTTGATGCCCGTGCCTTGGTCCGCACCGAAGCCCCGGATGTAGCGCAGAAGGTCCGCATCCTGACCCTCTCGCCCGAGATCCCGAACGACACGCTGTCCTTCGGTCCCGAATTCCCGGCGGACGTGCGCGCCCAGATCGAGCAAGCCCTGCTTGACTTCTCCACTACCCAAGAATGGGCAGACACCATGGGAAGCCGCGACTTCTACAACTGGGTCGGCATCACGACCGCCACAGATGCGGATTACGACCTCATCCGCGCGGCGATCAAGAGGCTCGGATTGACCCTCGACGATGTCTAG
- a CDS encoding SRPBCC domain-containing protein has product MEQKAKTIRKTFSRETSVHASIAADPAIVWALLTHAADYPRWNSTVTSIQGEIKAGGAIELKSTLDAKRTFKLKVKEFVPEKRLAWGDAMGSRVYSLEKSGGGTQFSMSERIGGPLFPLFAGMIPSFDESFDKFTADLKKEAETIQKSKK; this is encoded by the coding sequence ATGGAACAAAAAGCGAAAACAATTAGAAAAACCTTCAGCCGGGAGACGTCGGTTCACGCCTCGATTGCGGCTGATCCCGCCATCGTTTGGGCGCTCCTCACCCACGCCGCGGACTATCCGCGCTGGAATTCGACCGTCACATCGATCCAAGGGGAAATCAAGGCAGGTGGGGCTATCGAACTCAAATCCACGTTGGATGCGAAGCGGACGTTCAAATTGAAGGTCAAGGAATTCGTGCCGGAGAAACGACTCGCATGGGGCGACGCGATGGGAAGCCGCGTGTACAGCCTGGAAAAATCGGGGGGCGGCACACAATTTTCAATGTCGGAACGAATCGGCGGTCCGTTGTTCCCGCTATTCGCCGGGATGATCCCCTCCTTCGATGAATCCTTCGACAAGTTCACGGCAGACCTGAAGAAGGAAGCAGAGACGATCCAAAAATCGAAAAAGTAA